One window from the genome of Leptospira johnsonii encodes:
- a CDS encoding iron chaperone, which translates to MLLYALVPTLPRLDSNSNPDVEDYLEKTPSVRSEKLKDLVDSIREEFSDLRESLKYGMPTFERNGRWVAFSNHKNHLSVYFCEESFVRAFRAKFPKSENGKNCVLIKDKEKFPSSYLKTLLKKTLQ; encoded by the coding sequence ATGTTACTTTATGCTTTAGTTCCTACACTCCCCAGATTGGATTCAAATTCAAATCCGGACGTGGAGGACTATTTAGAAAAAACTCCTTCCGTAAGGAGTGAAAAATTAAAGGATTTGGTGGATTCGATCCGGGAAGAATTTTCCGATCTGAGAGAAAGTCTGAAATATGGAATGCCTACTTTCGAAAGGAATGGGCGATGGGTCGCATTCTCGAACCATAAAAACCATCTTTCAGTCTATTTCTGCGAAGAATCTTTTGTAAGGGCATTTCGTGCCAAGTTTCCAAAATCGGAAAACGGCAAGAACTGCGTGTTGATCAAGGATAAGGAGAAGTTCCCTTCTTCTTATTTGAAAACATTGCTCAAAAAGACCTTACAATAA
- a CDS encoding TetR/AcrR family transcriptional regulator, with the protein MIPAKISTKERILNESRRLFFEKGYETTSIQDILSALDIAKGTFYHHFQSKEELLEEIAVQFAKEAHTAMQAEIGDLGSEGTGLDKLRRALIVARNWKKGKAEEVRFLLESLFSASNLQLRDKIRRKSVDLSFPLFASLIVEGQQDESLKSALRADHLTSIIFDLSDALGEKVAFYLLGRSKESEADIYDLMLSYHKTIEDLLGCPEGGLDYFSREDWSELAQLFKGGGAVSVPSLEPLPLVANAG; encoded by the coding sequence ATCCCAGCAAAAATCTCCACAAAAGAAAGAATTCTCAACGAATCCAGACGGCTATTCTTCGAAAAAGGGTACGAAACAACTTCCATTCAGGACATTCTATCCGCTTTAGATATAGCTAAAGGAACCTTTTATCACCATTTTCAATCCAAAGAAGAACTTTTGGAAGAAATCGCAGTGCAATTCGCCAAAGAAGCACATACTGCGATGCAAGCAGAGATTGGAGACTTGGGATCAGAAGGCACTGGCCTGGATAAACTCCGCCGAGCACTCATAGTTGCAAGAAACTGGAAAAAAGGAAAAGCAGAAGAAGTTCGGTTTCTTCTAGAATCCCTTTTCTCAGCCAGCAATCTTCAATTGAGAGATAAGATCAGACGCAAATCCGTGGACCTAAGTTTTCCGTTATTTGCTTCTTTAATCGTAGAAGGCCAGCAGGACGAATCGCTCAAAAGTGCATTGAGAGCGGATCACCTGACTTCCATCATTTTTGACCTAAGCGATGCTTTAGGCGAAAAAGTTGCTTTCTATCTTTTAGGAAGAAGTAAAGAATCCGAAGCCGATATCTACGACTTGATGCTTTCTTATCACAAAACGATAGAAGATCTGCTCGGTTGCCCAGAAGGCGGATTAGATTATTTTAGCAGAGAAGATTGGAGCGAACTCGCTCAACTTTTCAAAGGCGGTGGTGCGGTTTCTGTCCCAAGCTTGGAACCCTTACCATTGGTTGCGAACGCAGGTTAA